GCCGAATATTTTCCAAAACCTCCCAAACCCGTGCGGATTACGGTTCCGCTCAACTATACGCTGAAAATGCGTTCATCGTGACGATAAAAAGAACCAATAAACAAACTTAAACCGTCAGAGTAGGGGAGATTCGTTAACTCGATGTAGGGTAAGATGGCTAATATTATCGCATTATCTGCATAAAAAGGAACCACCCATGAAAGACAATGAACCTACTCTCAGCTCGATTGAGGACTACGATACGCTCAAAGGGGAGAAAAAACGGATCGTCTGGACCGTTATCGTGATCGGATTACTCATCGGAGCGGTGTTTGTCGGTGCCAAATACTATTACGGCGATGCAAACGATTCGATTCCCGTCGAAGATACGATCGGTAAAGTTCCGGTCAAATAATGGTAAAATCCCTTTCAAAAAAACGGGACAGTGAATGATAGCCACGATCATAGGCGTGTACACATTTTATATTTTCATCCGGACATACGTCAGCGTGATGCAGATCGGTTACGTCAACCGCCTCAAATGCAAGGGTGCGGTGTTGATGGGCGAAGCCGATTATCGCGATGCCGCAGCGTATGCGATCGCCAAAGAGAGGCTTTCGATCATCGAAGGGATGGTGGAATATTTTCTATTCCTCGCATGGATGGGAGGAATGATCGCATGGCTTGATGGCGCATTGATGGAAGAGGGCGGATTGACCCAAACGATCGGCGCCGTGATGGGCCTGGTGCTTATTAACGCTTTTGTGACGCTTCCTCTGGGATGGTATGCCAAGTTTAAAATCGACGCGCGTTTCGGCTTCAACCGTTCGAGCACGGCTCAATACGTCAAAGATACGTTGATCACAACCTTCTTGAGTGTTCTGTTCGGAAGCCTCGTCGTGTGGGGCGTCGCTTCGATCATCGCTTCGAGCGAGGAATGGTGGTTATGGAGCTTCGCGTTCATCATGACCGTCGTCGTGGCGATCAATATGTTTTTCCCCACGGTCCGTGCCCTGTTTTTCGATAAAGTGACACCGCTCGAAGACCCCGAACTCAAATCGAAGATCGAAGAGCTGATGCAAAAAACCGGTTTTGTCTCAAGCGGCGTATTCGTCAGCGACGCGAGCAAGCGCGATGCGCGGCTCAACGCTTATTTCGGAGGGCTCGGGAAAGCCAAACGGGTGATTTTGTTCGATACCCTCATCCAGAAACTTACTCCTGCCGAACTGATCGCGGTGCTGGGGCATGAACTGGGACATTTCGCCCACGGCGATCTGTACAAAAATATCGCGATGGTGGGTGCGATGCTGTTTGGAATGTTCGCCTTTTTCGGCAATCTCCCCCAAACGCTGTATCTTGAACTCGGCGTAGCCCAAAGCCCGCACGTTGTCATGATGCTGTTTCTTCTGATGCTCCCGATGGTGAGCTTTTTCATCATGCCGCTCTTTGGTCTCATGAGTCGTCATAACGAGTATGAAGCCGACCGAAGCGGTGCCGAGCTCGGAGGGGCCGGGCATCTGGCCGACGCGCTCAAAAAACTGGTGAGCGAAAACAAAAGCTTCCCGCTATCCCATCCGCTCTACCGCTTTTTCCACACGACTCACCCGCCGGTCGTCGAACGGCTGCGGGCGCTGGGTTACGAGATCCGTATCGATGCGGAGGAAGGGTACGGTGATCCGTGTCCCAACGACTAAGCAGTCTGCACGAAGCACTGACGCAAAAACTGTCGGGAGTCGTCGAATCTCCCCGCCGTGAAGCCGAATTGCTTCTGATGGCGTATCTGGGAAAAGATCAGCTTTATTTCATAACCCATCAAGACGACCTGATAGACGACAGTGACCCGAAACTGTGTGAATGGATCGAAAAACGTTCCCGTAACGTTCCCCTTGAATACCTTACCCGGCGTGTCAGCTTTTACAGTCGGGAGTTCTACGTCGACGAAGGGGCGTTGATTCCCCGCCCCGAAACGGAGCACCTGATCGATGAGGTCCTCAAACGTGTAGACCCGCGCGAATCGATCAGTGTTGCGGAAGTAGGAGTGGGTAGCGGGATCATTTCGATCATGCTGGCCCTGCACCTGCCCAACGCCCGTTTCATTGCCGTGGATATCTCTCCGGCGGCACTGGCGGTAGCGCGACGTAACATCGAAGCGTTCGGCCTCAGCGAGCGGATCGAGCTGCGGGAGGGGGATCTTCTCTCCTGCGTGGACGAGACGATTGATCTGCTGGTATCCAATCCCCCCTATATCGCACTGGATGCCCCGCTGGAGAGCAACCTCTCGTTTGAACCCCAAAACGCCCTTTTCGGAGGGGAGATCGGGGATGAGATCATCCGGCGCCTCATCGGTGAAGTATATGCGCGTCGAATCGGTTGTTTTGTTTGTGAAATGGGATACGACCAACGTACGAAAGTGCAGGAATATCTTACGCCATTTGCGGTACAATCATTGGAATTTTATACCGATCTCGCGGGATTCGACCGGGGGTTCGTTTTAAAGGCGGTACATGAATAAAAAAGCAGCGGTCGACGCACTCTATCTGCTACTGGTCGGGATGACGGCCGGCGCCGTTCTGGTTCTGGGCGTTTTCGTCGCGGCGGTTGTTTTCCACTCCGAACTTTTCTTGAGCGTACCGCTTCTGTCCCGTTTCGAAGAGGGGAAAATCATGGGAGAGGTGTTTCGCCGCTTCAGCTACTGGGGATACGTGATGGCGGCCGTTATCGTTCTGTATGAAGTTTCCCGTTACAAGGTGATGCAAATCGACAAAATCGCGATTCTGAGCGCATTGGGTTCGGTCGCGACGCTGCTTCTTTTCAGCGCGGTGTACACTCCGAAAATCCTGGCCTACCAGGCGCTTGGGGAAAGCGGGATCGACGAAGGGTTCGAAGCGCTTCACAAAGCAAGCGAGATTGATTTCAAAATTCTCTTGATTACCCTGAGCGTACTGTTTGTGCGCCGTGCGTATCTGATGGCGGTAAAACGATGATCCGGTTTGAAAACGTGACCAAAAGCTTCGGTTCGCGCCAGATTCTGCGCGGTGTCGATCTCGAGATCGAAAAAGGGAAAACGACGGTCATTTTCGGCGTATCCGGAGGCGGAAAATCGACGATCATCAAACACATCGTCGGCTTGCTCAAGCCTGATGGCGGTTCGATTACGGTGGGGGGAATACGGGTCGACAACGCGGATGAAGCGACGTTGCGCGACATTCGGACAAAGGTGGGATTCCTGTTTCAAAACGGCGCGTTGTTCGACAGTATGAACATCCGCGATAACGTTGCATTCCCGATGATCGAGCACCAAAAACTGACCCCAAAAGAGCTGGAATACAAAATCGATGAAAAATTATCGATGGTCGGGCTCAAACCCGACATCGTCAAACCGCTTTATCCCGAAGAACTCAGCGGCGGGATGCGCAAACGGGTCGGACTTGCGCGTACGCTGGCACTTGAACCGGAGGTCATTTTGTACGATGAACCTACTTCCGGACTTGACCCGGTTACCAGCGATTTCATTACCCAGATGATCTGTCGTCTGCGCGATGAGATCGGCATGACGTCGATCCTGATCAGCCATGATGTTAACGAGAGTTTCAAAGCGGGCGATCGTTACGCGATGCTGTTTGAGG
The DNA window shown above is from Campylobacterota bacterium and carries:
- a CDS encoding M48 family metallopeptidase — encoded protein: MYTFYIFIRTYVSVMQIGYVNRLKCKGAVLMGEADYRDAAAYAIAKERLSIIEGMVEYFLFLAWMGGMIAWLDGALMEEGGLTQTIGAVMGLVLINAFVTLPLGWYAKFKIDARFGFNRSSTAQYVKDTLITTFLSVLFGSLVVWGVASIIASSEEWWLWSFAFIMTVVVAINMFFPTVRALFFDKVTPLEDPELKSKIEELMQKTGFVSSGVFVSDASKRDARLNAYFGGLGKAKRVILFDTLIQKLTPAELIAVLGHELGHFAHGDLYKNIAMVGAMLFGMFAFFGNLPQTLYLELGVAQSPHVVMMLFLLMLPMVSFFIMPLFGLMSRHNEYEADRSGAELGGAGHLADALKKLVSENKSFPLSHPLYRFFHTTHPPVVERLRALGYEIRIDAEEGYGDPCPND
- a CDS encoding DUF4149 domain-containing protein, whose translation is MNKKAAVDALYLLLVGMTAGAVLVLGVFVAAVVFHSELFLSVPLLSRFEEGKIMGEVFRRFSYWGYVMAAVIVLYEVSRYKVMQIDKIAILSALGSVATLLLFSAVYTPKILAYQALGESGIDEGFEALHKASEIDFKILLITLSVLFVRRAYLMAVKR
- the prmC gene encoding peptide chain release factor N(5)-glutamine methyltransferase; its protein translation is MSQRLSSLHEALTQKLSGVVESPRREAELLLMAYLGKDQLYFITHQDDLIDDSDPKLCEWIEKRSRNVPLEYLTRRVSFYSREFYVDEGALIPRPETEHLIDEVLKRVDPRESISVAEVGVGSGIISIMLALHLPNARFIAVDISPAALAVARRNIEAFGLSERIELREGDLLSCVDETIDLLVSNPPYIALDAPLESNLSFEPQNALFGGEIGDEIIRRLIGEVYARRIGCFVCEMGYDQRTKVQEYLTPFAVQSLEFYTDLAGFDRGFVLKAVHE
- a CDS encoding ABC transporter ATP-binding protein, whose product is MIRFENVTKSFGSRQILRGVDLEIEKGKTTVIFGVSGGGKSTIIKHIVGLLKPDGGSITVGGIRVDNADEATLRDIRTKVGFLFQNGALFDSMNIRDNVAFPMIEHQKLTPKELEYKIDEKLSMVGLKPDIVKPLYPEELSGGMRKRVGLARTLALEPEVILYDEPTSGLDPVTSDFITQMICRLRDEIGMTSILISHDVNESFKAGDRYAMLFEGVIVEAGDKTSFQNSSNPVVQQFIHARSEGPIAFH